One Amaranthus tricolor cultivar Red isolate AtriRed21 chromosome 10, ASM2621246v1, whole genome shotgun sequence genomic window carries:
- the LOC130825830 gene encoding protein trichome birefringence-like 4 — MAPLKKLSFLSILQRRRTHFMFTTFLALFSLLILRNSSITPKSLTSITYSTSPSVSSATFHLLSATNYISSLSSINTNHENTHDQNGSILVDPPGPTKYGSQFANNFTSVQRNTGEKDRRFDKTKKDSCDIFDGKWVLDDSDPIYSPGSCPFLDYTFNCFNNGRSDLGYLSYKWQPNGCDIPRFDGRKMLDMLRGKRMVFVGDSLNRNMWQSLICSLRMSLVDKKRMVEVSQVRKFRTEGFYSFKVKDYNCTIEFIRSPFLVQEWKVPSIKGGAKRREMLRLDLIQATTSKYHDADFLIFNTGHWWTHHKTRNGKNFFLEGNFVHSELNVTEAYTKALKTWAKWVDKNVNKKKTQVFFAGYSASHFRGGQWNSGGNCDGETEPIRNDTHLAPYPWMMKILESMISEMKTPVVYLNITKMTGYRKDAHPSIYRQPGTRRRHGMIQDCSHWCLPGVPDSWNHLLYASLFMSSQSSIRTQ, encoded by the exons ATGGCGCCATTAAAGAAACTCTCATTCCTCAGCATACTGCAACGTCGAAGAACTCACTTCATGTTCACAACCTTTCTTGctcttttctctctcctcatcTTACGTAATTCCTCCATAACTCCCAAATCTTTAACTTCCATTACATACTCCACATCTCCATCTGTATCCTCTGCAACTTTTCACCTTCTTTCCGCTACCAACTACATTTCTTCTCTTTCCTCCATCAATACAAATCATGAAAATACTCATGATCAAAATGGGTCTATCTTGGTGGATCCACCGGGTCCAACTAAATATGGGTCGCAATTTGCAAATAATTTTACTTCTGTTCAGAGAAATACAGGGGAAAAAGACAGGAGATTTGATAAAACGAAGAAAGATTCTTGTGATATATTTGATGGGAAATGGGTTTTAGATGATTCCGACCCGATTTACTCACCTGGGTCTTGCCCGTTTCTTGATTATACCTTCAATTGCTTTAATAATGGCCGTTCTGATCTTGGTTATTTGAGCTATAAATGGCAACCTAATGGGTGTGATATCCCCAG ATTTGATGGGAGGAAAATGTTGGATATGTTGAGAGGAAAAAGAATGGTATTTGTTGGAGATTCACTGAATAGAAATATGTGGCAATCTCTGATTTGTTCTCTAAGAATGTCTTTGGTTGATAAGAAGAGAATGGTTGAAGTTTCTCAAGTAAGAAAATTTAGAACTGAAGGGTTTTATTCTTTCAAAGTCAAG GATTATAATTGCACCATAGAGTTCATAAGATCACCATTCTTAGTTCAAGAATGGAAAGTTCCAAGTATTAAAGGGGGAGCAAAGCGAAGAGAGATGCTAAGACTTGATTTGATTCAAGCTACAACTTCTAAGTACCATGATGCTGATTTCCTCATTTTTAATACTGGACATTGGTGGACTCACCATAAAACAAGAAATGG GAAGAATTTCTTTCTGGAGGGTAATTTTGTGCATTCTGAACTGAATGTCACAGAAGCATACACAAAAGCCTTAAAAACTTGGGCCAAGTGGGTTGACAAAAATGTCAACAAGAAAAAAACTCAGGTCTTCTTTGCTGGTTATTCTGCTTCTCATTTCAG AGGAGGACAGTGGAATTCAGGTGGGAATTGTGATGGAGAAACAGAACCAATAAGAAATGACACACACCTAGCACCATATCCATGGATGATGAAGATTTTGGAATCAATGATCTCAGAAATGAAGACACCAGTGGTGTATCTCAACATTACTAAGATGACTGGTTACAGAAAAGATGCACACCCATCAATATACAGGCAACCAGGGACTCGTAGGCGGCATGGCATGATTCAAGATTGTAGCCATTGGTGTCTTCCTGGGGTTCCTGACTCATGGAACCACCTTCTCTATGCTTCTTTGTTCATGTCTTCCCAAAGCTCTATTAGAACCCAAtag
- the LOC130825713 gene encoding protein FAR1-RELATED SEQUENCE 11-like isoform X1, which yields MRSTPFPKIPTPPRHFPTLFPPLFSTVDHPFLHFLLQIKPNDFSQDNTGSIEEIPENAILSRRTSVNLVPFIGQRFVSQDAAYEFYCNFATQCGFSIRRHRTRGKDGVGRGVTRRDFTCHRGGYPQAKPTEGKSQRNRKSSRCGCQAYMRIVKRSDFDVPEWRVTGFNNNHNHELLKSVEVPILLSHCNISADDKSRICMFAKAGMSARQMLRLMELEKGVKLGCLPFTELDIRNLLQSFRHIDEDNDAIDLVGMCKRLKDEHPDFKYDFELDGHNRLANIAWSYPSSVQQYEAFGDAILLETTHRLDAYDMLLGLWIGVDNHGLACLYSCVLLRDEDLQSFTWALKMFLCFMKGKAPQTVLTDQNMWLKEAIACVMPETKHAFSIRHIMTNFSDWFYLPLGSRYDGWKAEFNRLYSLELVDEFEAGWKEMVDRYGLQLNKHIISLYALRNFWALSFLRHHFFAGFMSKSVTDSVNAFIQRIVSAQSKLDCFIDKVAEIAEYKDHCGSKHKMKQNAQKVSLKTGSPLESHAATVLTPFAFSVLQEELVLAPQYASILVGEGCFHIRHHTEIDGGWKVMWDPRQELIRCSCHQFEFLGIFCRHILRVFSTNNCFRIPDSYLPLRWRLVFKENIEKEKIEKVKLLESLASTIVSESVVAKERLDFACEQMSMVLSHINQISGLNDHDRHVNEMGFNSPSGSLILPEVEDSDGIVQSFTLGDLQESFLGKLKERSPNAGVGNVLRKRQRCCIPCCGQFGHDASNCPILGSESLHADGDALGFL from the exons ATGCGCTCTACTCCCTTTCCTAAAATACCCACTCCTCCCCGCCATTTTCCCACTCTCTTCCCTCCATTATTTTCGACCGTTGATCACCCTTTTCTAcattttcttcttcaaatcAAGCCTAACG ATTTTTCACAGGACAACACCGGATCAATAGAAGAAATACCAGAGAATGCTATATTGTCGCGACGAACATCAGTCAATCTGGTCCCATTTATTGGTCAGAGATTTGTTTCTCAAGATGCTGCATATgaattttattgtaattttgcAACACAATGTGGCTTCTCAATCAGGCGCCATCGCACCAGGGGAAAAGACGGGGTGGGTCGAGGAGTCACAAGAAGAGATTTTACCTGCCATCGTGGTGGATATCCACAGGCAAAACCGACAGAAGGTAAGTCACAGAGGAATAGGAAATCATCACGATGTGGTTGTCAAGCATACATGAGAATCGTGAAAAGGTCGGACTTTGATGTCCCCGAATGGCGTGTCACGGGAtttaataacaatcacaatcacgaaCTTCTAAAGTCGGTCGAAGTACCTATTCTTCTATCTCACTGCAACATATCCGCTGACGACAAAAGTCGTATTTGTATGTTTGCAAAAGCCGGAATGTCTGCACGCCAAATGTTAAGATTGATGGAGCTCGAAAAAGGTGTTAAACTAGGTTGCTTGCCATTCACTGAACTAGATATCAGAAATCTTCTTCAGTCTTTTAGACATATTGATGAAGATAATGACGCTATTGACCTTGTCGGAATGTGTAAGAGATTGAAAGACGAACATCCCGATTTCAAATATGATTTCGAGTTAGATGGCCATAATAGATTAGCGAATATCGCTTGGTCATACCCTTCATCCGTTCAGCAGTATGAAGCTTTTGGGGATGCAATACTACTGGAAACGACACATCGTCTGGATGCTTATGATATGCTTCTAGGCCTTTGGATTGGGGTTGATAATCATGGACTTGCTTGTCTTTACAGTTGTGTGCTTTTGCGGGATGAGGATCTGCAGTCTTTTACATGGGCACTGAAG ATGTTTTTGTGCTTTATGAAAGGAAAAGCACCACAGACCGTCTTAACCGACCAAAATATGTGGCTTAAAGAGGCAATAGCTTGTGTAATGCCCGAAACCAAACATGCGTTCTCTATACGGCATATCATGACCAACTTTTCTGACTGGTTTTATTTGCCACTTGGGTCTCGTTATGATGGTTGGAAGGCTGAATTTAATCGTCTCTATAGCTTGGAATTAGTTGATGAATTTGAAGCTGGATGGAAAGAGATGGTTGATCGATATGGCCTACAGTTGAATAAGCACATCATCAGCCTTTATGCGTTACGGAACTTTTGGGCTCTATCCTTTTTGAGACACCACTTCTTTGCTGGGTTTATGAGTAAATCTGTGACGGACTCTGTTAATGCTTTCATCCAAAGGATCGTGAGTGCACAATCTAAACTCGACTGCTTTATTGATAAG GTAGCTGAAATAGCAGAGTATAAAGATCATTGTGGATCGAAGCACAAAATGAAGCAAAATGCTCAAAAAGTCTCTCTTAAAACAGGTTCACCATTGGAGTCACATGCTGCTACCGTTTTAACACCTTTTGCTTTCTCTGTCCTTCAAGAAGAGCTTGTTTTAGCCCCTCAATACGCCTCCATCTTGGTTGGCGAAGGTTGCTTTCATATCAGACACCACACCGAAATCGATGGAGGGTGGAAAGTGATGTGGGATCCTCGTCAAGAACTAATTCGATGCAGTTGCCATCAATTCGAGTTTTTAGGCATCTTTTGTAGACATATTCTCCGCGTTTTCTCAACAAATAACTGTTTTCGCATTCCAGATTCTTATCTTCCTTTGAGATGGCGTCTTGTATTCAAAGAGAACATCGAAAAAGAGAAAATTGAGAAAGTTAAACTCTTGGAATCCTTGGCTTCCACTATTGTTTCGGAATCAGTAGTAGCTAAGGAACGCCTCGATTTTGCGTGTGAGCAAATGTCCATGGTATTATCTCACATAAATCAAATCTCTGGTTTGAACGATCATGATCGTCATGTAAATGAGATGGGATTCAATAGCCCTTCTGGTTCGTTGATTCTACCGGAAGTTGAAGATTCCGATGGTATTGTTCAGAGTTTCACTCTTGGGGATCTTCAGGAATCGTTTTTGGGAAAGTTGAAAGAACGGAGTCCAAATGCTGGGGTCGGAAATGTGTTACGTAAGAGACAACGTTGTTGTATTCCTTGTTGTGGACAATTTGGGCATGATGCATCGAATTGCCCTATTCTTGGAAGTGAAAGCTTGCATGCAGATGGAGATGCATTGGGTTTCTTGTAA
- the LOC130825713 gene encoding protein FAR1-RELATED SEQUENCE 11-like isoform X2, with product MQKEMIENRIQDFDSSGNDTDFSQDNTGSIEEIPENAILSRRTSVNLVPFIGQRFVSQDAAYEFYCNFATQCGFSIRRHRTRGKDGVGRGVTRRDFTCHRGGYPQAKPTEGKSQRNRKSSRCGCQAYMRIVKRSDFDVPEWRVTGFNNNHNHELLKSVEVPILLSHCNISADDKSRICMFAKAGMSARQMLRLMELEKGVKLGCLPFTELDIRNLLQSFRHIDEDNDAIDLVGMCKRLKDEHPDFKYDFELDGHNRLANIAWSYPSSVQQYEAFGDAILLETTHRLDAYDMLLGLWIGVDNHGLACLYSCVLLRDEDLQSFTWALKMFLCFMKGKAPQTVLTDQNMWLKEAIACVMPETKHAFSIRHIMTNFSDWFYLPLGSRYDGWKAEFNRLYSLELVDEFEAGWKEMVDRYGLQLNKHIISLYALRNFWALSFLRHHFFAGFMSKSVTDSVNAFIQRIVSAQSKLDCFIDKVAEIAEYKDHCGSKHKMKQNAQKVSLKTGSPLESHAATVLTPFAFSVLQEELVLAPQYASILVGEGCFHIRHHTEIDGGWKVMWDPRQELIRCSCHQFEFLGIFCRHILRVFSTNNCFRIPDSYLPLRWRLVFKENIEKEKIEKVKLLESLASTIVSESVVAKERLDFACEQMSMVLSHINQISGLNDHDRHVNEMGFNSPSGSLILPEVEDSDGIVQSFTLGDLQESFLGKLKERSPNAGVGNVLRKRQRCCIPCCGQFGHDASNCPILGSESLHADGDALGFL from the exons ATGCAGAAAGAAATGATTGAAAACAGAATTCAGGATTTTGATTCCTCCGGAAATGACACAGATTTTTCACAGGACAACACCGGATCAATAGAAGAAATACCAGAGAATGCTATATTGTCGCGACGAACATCAGTCAATCTGGTCCCATTTATTGGTCAGAGATTTGTTTCTCAAGATGCTGCATATgaattttattgtaattttgcAACACAATGTGGCTTCTCAATCAGGCGCCATCGCACCAGGGGAAAAGACGGGGTGGGTCGAGGAGTCACAAGAAGAGATTTTACCTGCCATCGTGGTGGATATCCACAGGCAAAACCGACAGAAGGTAAGTCACAGAGGAATAGGAAATCATCACGATGTGGTTGTCAAGCATACATGAGAATCGTGAAAAGGTCGGACTTTGATGTCCCCGAATGGCGTGTCACGGGAtttaataacaatcacaatcacgaaCTTCTAAAGTCGGTCGAAGTACCTATTCTTCTATCTCACTGCAACATATCCGCTGACGACAAAAGTCGTATTTGTATGTTTGCAAAAGCCGGAATGTCTGCACGCCAAATGTTAAGATTGATGGAGCTCGAAAAAGGTGTTAAACTAGGTTGCTTGCCATTCACTGAACTAGATATCAGAAATCTTCTTCAGTCTTTTAGACATATTGATGAAGATAATGACGCTATTGACCTTGTCGGAATGTGTAAGAGATTGAAAGACGAACATCCCGATTTCAAATATGATTTCGAGTTAGATGGCCATAATAGATTAGCGAATATCGCTTGGTCATACCCTTCATCCGTTCAGCAGTATGAAGCTTTTGGGGATGCAATACTACTGGAAACGACACATCGTCTGGATGCTTATGATATGCTTCTAGGCCTTTGGATTGGGGTTGATAATCATGGACTTGCTTGTCTTTACAGTTGTGTGCTTTTGCGGGATGAGGATCTGCAGTCTTTTACATGGGCACTGAAG ATGTTTTTGTGCTTTATGAAAGGAAAAGCACCACAGACCGTCTTAACCGACCAAAATATGTGGCTTAAAGAGGCAATAGCTTGTGTAATGCCCGAAACCAAACATGCGTTCTCTATACGGCATATCATGACCAACTTTTCTGACTGGTTTTATTTGCCACTTGGGTCTCGTTATGATGGTTGGAAGGCTGAATTTAATCGTCTCTATAGCTTGGAATTAGTTGATGAATTTGAAGCTGGATGGAAAGAGATGGTTGATCGATATGGCCTACAGTTGAATAAGCACATCATCAGCCTTTATGCGTTACGGAACTTTTGGGCTCTATCCTTTTTGAGACACCACTTCTTTGCTGGGTTTATGAGTAAATCTGTGACGGACTCTGTTAATGCTTTCATCCAAAGGATCGTGAGTGCACAATCTAAACTCGACTGCTTTATTGATAAG GTAGCTGAAATAGCAGAGTATAAAGATCATTGTGGATCGAAGCACAAAATGAAGCAAAATGCTCAAAAAGTCTCTCTTAAAACAGGTTCACCATTGGAGTCACATGCTGCTACCGTTTTAACACCTTTTGCTTTCTCTGTCCTTCAAGAAGAGCTTGTTTTAGCCCCTCAATACGCCTCCATCTTGGTTGGCGAAGGTTGCTTTCATATCAGACACCACACCGAAATCGATGGAGGGTGGAAAGTGATGTGGGATCCTCGTCAAGAACTAATTCGATGCAGTTGCCATCAATTCGAGTTTTTAGGCATCTTTTGTAGACATATTCTCCGCGTTTTCTCAACAAATAACTGTTTTCGCATTCCAGATTCTTATCTTCCTTTGAGATGGCGTCTTGTATTCAAAGAGAACATCGAAAAAGAGAAAATTGAGAAAGTTAAACTCTTGGAATCCTTGGCTTCCACTATTGTTTCGGAATCAGTAGTAGCTAAGGAACGCCTCGATTTTGCGTGTGAGCAAATGTCCATGGTATTATCTCACATAAATCAAATCTCTGGTTTGAACGATCATGATCGTCATGTAAATGAGATGGGATTCAATAGCCCTTCTGGTTCGTTGATTCTACCGGAAGTTGAAGATTCCGATGGTATTGTTCAGAGTTTCACTCTTGGGGATCTTCAGGAATCGTTTTTGGGAAAGTTGAAAGAACGGAGTCCAAATGCTGGGGTCGGAAATGTGTTACGTAAGAGACAACGTTGTTGTATTCCTTGTTGTGGACAATTTGGGCATGATGCATCGAATTGCCCTATTCTTGGAAGTGAAAGCTTGCATGCAGATGGAGATGCATTGGGTTTCTTGTAA
- the LOC130825713 gene encoding protein FAR1-RELATED SEQUENCE 11-like isoform X3, which yields MTIYIYRDNTGSIEEIPENAILSRRTSVNLVPFIGQRFVSQDAAYEFYCNFATQCGFSIRRHRTRGKDGVGRGVTRRDFTCHRGGYPQAKPTEGKSQRNRKSSRCGCQAYMRIVKRSDFDVPEWRVTGFNNNHNHELLKSVEVPILLSHCNISADDKSRICMFAKAGMSARQMLRLMELEKGVKLGCLPFTELDIRNLLQSFRHIDEDNDAIDLVGMCKRLKDEHPDFKYDFELDGHNRLANIAWSYPSSVQQYEAFGDAILLETTHRLDAYDMLLGLWIGVDNHGLACLYSCVLLRDEDLQSFTWALKMFLCFMKGKAPQTVLTDQNMWLKEAIACVMPETKHAFSIRHIMTNFSDWFYLPLGSRYDGWKAEFNRLYSLELVDEFEAGWKEMVDRYGLQLNKHIISLYALRNFWALSFLRHHFFAGFMSKSVTDSVNAFIQRIVSAQSKLDCFIDKVAEIAEYKDHCGSKHKMKQNAQKVSLKTGSPLESHAATVLTPFAFSVLQEELVLAPQYASILVGEGCFHIRHHTEIDGGWKVMWDPRQELIRCSCHQFEFLGIFCRHILRVFSTNNCFRIPDSYLPLRWRLVFKENIEKEKIEKVKLLESLASTIVSESVVAKERLDFACEQMSMVLSHINQISGLNDHDRHVNEMGFNSPSGSLILPEVEDSDGIVQSFTLGDLQESFLGKLKERSPNAGVGNVLRKRQRCCIPCCGQFGHDASNCPILGSESLHADGDALGFL from the exons ATGACAATTTATATCTATAGG GACAACACCGGATCAATAGAAGAAATACCAGAGAATGCTATATTGTCGCGACGAACATCAGTCAATCTGGTCCCATTTATTGGTCAGAGATTTGTTTCTCAAGATGCTGCATATgaattttattgtaattttgcAACACAATGTGGCTTCTCAATCAGGCGCCATCGCACCAGGGGAAAAGACGGGGTGGGTCGAGGAGTCACAAGAAGAGATTTTACCTGCCATCGTGGTGGATATCCACAGGCAAAACCGACAGAAGGTAAGTCACAGAGGAATAGGAAATCATCACGATGTGGTTGTCAAGCATACATGAGAATCGTGAAAAGGTCGGACTTTGATGTCCCCGAATGGCGTGTCACGGGAtttaataacaatcacaatcacgaaCTTCTAAAGTCGGTCGAAGTACCTATTCTTCTATCTCACTGCAACATATCCGCTGACGACAAAAGTCGTATTTGTATGTTTGCAAAAGCCGGAATGTCTGCACGCCAAATGTTAAGATTGATGGAGCTCGAAAAAGGTGTTAAACTAGGTTGCTTGCCATTCACTGAACTAGATATCAGAAATCTTCTTCAGTCTTTTAGACATATTGATGAAGATAATGACGCTATTGACCTTGTCGGAATGTGTAAGAGATTGAAAGACGAACATCCCGATTTCAAATATGATTTCGAGTTAGATGGCCATAATAGATTAGCGAATATCGCTTGGTCATACCCTTCATCCGTTCAGCAGTATGAAGCTTTTGGGGATGCAATACTACTGGAAACGACACATCGTCTGGATGCTTATGATATGCTTCTAGGCCTTTGGATTGGGGTTGATAATCATGGACTTGCTTGTCTTTACAGTTGTGTGCTTTTGCGGGATGAGGATCTGCAGTCTTTTACATGGGCACTGAAG ATGTTTTTGTGCTTTATGAAAGGAAAAGCACCACAGACCGTCTTAACCGACCAAAATATGTGGCTTAAAGAGGCAATAGCTTGTGTAATGCCCGAAACCAAACATGCGTTCTCTATACGGCATATCATGACCAACTTTTCTGACTGGTTTTATTTGCCACTTGGGTCTCGTTATGATGGTTGGAAGGCTGAATTTAATCGTCTCTATAGCTTGGAATTAGTTGATGAATTTGAAGCTGGATGGAAAGAGATGGTTGATCGATATGGCCTACAGTTGAATAAGCACATCATCAGCCTTTATGCGTTACGGAACTTTTGGGCTCTATCCTTTTTGAGACACCACTTCTTTGCTGGGTTTATGAGTAAATCTGTGACGGACTCTGTTAATGCTTTCATCCAAAGGATCGTGAGTGCACAATCTAAACTCGACTGCTTTATTGATAAG GTAGCTGAAATAGCAGAGTATAAAGATCATTGTGGATCGAAGCACAAAATGAAGCAAAATGCTCAAAAAGTCTCTCTTAAAACAGGTTCACCATTGGAGTCACATGCTGCTACCGTTTTAACACCTTTTGCTTTCTCTGTCCTTCAAGAAGAGCTTGTTTTAGCCCCTCAATACGCCTCCATCTTGGTTGGCGAAGGTTGCTTTCATATCAGACACCACACCGAAATCGATGGAGGGTGGAAAGTGATGTGGGATCCTCGTCAAGAACTAATTCGATGCAGTTGCCATCAATTCGAGTTTTTAGGCATCTTTTGTAGACATATTCTCCGCGTTTTCTCAACAAATAACTGTTTTCGCATTCCAGATTCTTATCTTCCTTTGAGATGGCGTCTTGTATTCAAAGAGAACATCGAAAAAGAGAAAATTGAGAAAGTTAAACTCTTGGAATCCTTGGCTTCCACTATTGTTTCGGAATCAGTAGTAGCTAAGGAACGCCTCGATTTTGCGTGTGAGCAAATGTCCATGGTATTATCTCACATAAATCAAATCTCTGGTTTGAACGATCATGATCGTCATGTAAATGAGATGGGATTCAATAGCCCTTCTGGTTCGTTGATTCTACCGGAAGTTGAAGATTCCGATGGTATTGTTCAGAGTTTCACTCTTGGGGATCTTCAGGAATCGTTTTTGGGAAAGTTGAAAGAACGGAGTCCAAATGCTGGGGTCGGAAATGTGTTACGTAAGAGACAACGTTGTTGTATTCCTTGTTGTGGACAATTTGGGCATGATGCATCGAATTGCCCTATTCTTGGAAGTGAAAGCTTGCATGCAGATGGAGATGCATTGGGTTTCTTGTAA
- the LOC130824795 gene encoding protein trichome birefringence-like 4 has translation MSILPNIISNHQTPPPSTKTRLILAFLLLIFPILIIVKNYPLISNSSLLSSASSFSSQILSFSDSTTCDIFDGRWLFDNNSEPIYSPGSCPFVEREFNCIKNGRFDRTYLKYRWQPYGCNIPKFDAMKMMEMLRGKRLVFVGDSLNRNMCQSLICSLKMFKINQLSRSRDFHSYHVQDFNSSIIFITAPFLVQQRQLPGRRDTLRIDTMEGSISKYHDADFLIFNTGHWWNHNKSRNGENFFQEGDSIHYKMDVGVAYTKALNTWANWVDKNVNKNKTQVFFAGYSNTHFQGGDWDTGGSCDKETEPITDEKSLTSYPLSMQTLETVISRMETPVVYLNITRLTDYRKDGHPSKYRQPGSRGGFQDCSHWCLPGVPDSWNQLLYASLLLSLEPSSNKNTNLVLYFYTLVFLCTLFFKNLGILTFKLGLVVKY, from the exons ATGTcaattttaccaaacattatTTCAAATCATCAAACTCCTCCTCCATCAACAAAAACAAGATTGATTTTAGCATTTTTACTTCTTATTTTTCCAATTCTCATTATAGTAAAAAATTACCCATTAATCTCAAATAGTAGTCTACTTTCAAGTGCATCATCTTTCTCTTCCCAAATTCTCTCATTTTCAGACTCTACTACTTGTGATATATTTGATGGAAGATGGCTATTTGACAATAATTCCGAACCCATTTATTCACCCGGGTCTTGCCCGTTTGTTGAACGTGAGTTCAATTGTATCAAGAATGGCCGTTTTGATCGCACTTATCTTAAGTACCGGTGGCAGCCTTATGGATGCAATATTCCAAa GTTTGATGCAATGAAGATGATGGAGATGTTAAGAGGGAAGAGATTAGTATTTGTGGGAGATTCACTAAATAGGAACATGTGTCAATCTTTAATTTGTTCTTTGAAGATGTTTAAAATCAACCAATTATCAAGATCAAGAGATTTTCATTCCTATCATGTCCAG GATTTTAACAGCAGCATAATATTCATCACAGCACCCTTCCTAGTCCAACAAAGGCAACTCCCAGGAAGAAGAGATACATTAAGGATTGACACAATGGAAGGTAGTATCTCCAAATACCATGATGCTGATTTTCTTATCTTCAACACTGGTCATTGGTGGAATCATAACAAGTCTAGAAATGG GGAGAATTTTTTCCAGGAGGGTGATAGTATACACTATAAAATGGATGTAGGAGTAGCATATACCAAAGCATTAAACACTTGGGCAAATTGGGTTGATAAAAatgtaaacaaaaacaaaacccaagTTTTTTTTGCAGGCTATTCCAATACTCACTTCCA AGGAGGTGATTGGGATACAGGAGGAAGTTGTGACAAAGAAACAGAACCAATAACAGATGAAAAATCATTAACATCATATCCATTGTCAATGCAAACTCTTGAAActgtaatttcaagaatggaGACTCCTGTGGTGTATCTAAACATTACAAGATTGACTGATTACAGAAAAGATGGGCATCCATCCAAGTATCGACAGCCGGGAAGTCGAGGTGGTTTCCAAGATTGTAGCCATTGGTGTCTTCCTGGTGTGCCAGACTCATGGAACCAACTTTTGTATGCCTCTTTGTTACTCTCTTTAGAACCAAGCTCCAACAAAAATACTAAT TTAGTATTATACTTTTACACATTGGTCTTTTTGTGTACTCTATTCTTCAAAAATCTTGGAATTTTGACATTTAAGTTAGGTTTGGTTGTTAAGTATTAA